The Armatimonadota bacterium genome segment AGCGGCAGCGGGTGGCCCTGGCCCGGGCCGTGGTGCGGGACCCGAAGCTCTTTCTGCTCGACGAGCCCCTCAGCAACCTTGATGCGAAGCTGCGGGCGGTGGCACGGTTCGAGCTGAAGCAGCTGCAGCGACACCTGGGGACCACCACCATCTACGTAACCCACGATCAGGTGGAGGCCATGGGACTCGGAGATCGCATCGCGGTTATGGACGCGGGCCGGATCCGCCAGATCGGGAAGCCCCAGGAAGTCTACGACGATCCCGCGGACACCTTTGTGGCCACCTTCCTCGGCTCTCCGCCCATGAACCTCATCGAGCAGGATTCCCATACCCTCGTGGGGTTCCGGCCGGAGGCGTTTTTGCCCCGCAGCGTGTTCGATCCCGGGGAGGACGTGGTCACCTACTCCCTTCGGGTGCGGGAGGTGGAGTACCTGGGCTCGGACCGCTTGGTGTACGGGTACCTGGAGGAGGAACAGCGCACGGACCAGCCCGTGATCGCCGCGGTCCCCGCCACCATCACCGTGCCCATCGCGGAGGGGGAGGTGTACGCGTTCGCGGTTCCCCGACGGGCCCTCCGGTTTTTCGATCGGAACACGGGCCGCCGGCTGGAGCGGGCGGGAGCGGTGCGCCTCTCCACCCCCTAGGCGGGCCCATGGCCCTGCGGCGCTCCGCGGAGTTCCCGGTTCCTGCCCCCGTGGCGCAGGCCCGACGCCGTACCCTGGCGGACCGGGAATCCGTCCTCGGTCCCCTTCTGCTCGCACCGGCCCTGCTCTACGTGATCCTTCTGGTGGGGGTCCCCTTCGTCCTCGCCATCCTCCTCAGCTTCTCCTCCGCGGTGGCGGGAGGGCTGGAGTTCTCCTGGGTGGGATTCCGGAACTTCCAGGTACTGCTCTCCGACAGCCAGTTCCACCGGGCCCTGCAGAACACCCTGCGGTTCATGGTCGTCTCGCAGCTGCTGGTG includes the following:
- a CDS encoding ATP-binding cassette domain-containing protein, which translates into the protein MGYVEIRDLHKHFGDVRAVNGVNLSVEEGELLVLLGPSGCGKTTLMRMIAGLEVPTRGEIYIGGQLVDENVPPRARGIAMVFQSYALYPHKTAFENIAFPLEAMRLARESIRERVVRSAQMFGIERLLGRRPRQLSGGERQRVALARAVVRDPKLFLLDEPLSNLDAKLRAVARFELKQLQRHLGTTTIYVTHDQVEAMGLGDRIAVMDAGRIRQIGKPQEVYDDPADTFVATFLGSPPMNLIEQDSHTLVGFRPEAFLPRSVFDPGEDVVTYSLRVREVEYLGSDRLVYGYLEEEQRTDQPVIAAVPATITVPIAEGEVYAFAVPRRALRFFDRNTGRRLERAGAVRLSTP